A region of Ochotona princeps isolate mOchPri1 chromosome 2, mOchPri1.hap1, whole genome shotgun sequence DNA encodes the following proteins:
- the SDHC gene encoding succinate dehydrogenase cytochrome b560 subunit, mitochondrial, translating to MAALLLRHVGRHCLRARLSPQLCIRNAVPLGTTAKEEMERFWNKNASSNRPVSPHISIYSWSLPMAMSICHRGTGVALSAGVSLFGLSALLLPGNFESHLALVQSLSLGPALIHTAKFALVFPLMYHTWNGVRHLMWDLGKGLKIPQLYQSGVVVLVLTVLTSVGLAAM from the exons ACACGTTGGCCGTCATTGCCTCCGAGCCCGCCTCAGCCCGCAGCTCTGTATCAGAAA tgCTGTTCCTTTGGGAACCACAGCCAAAGAAGAGATGGAGCGTTTCTGGAATAAGAATGCAAGTTCCAACCGTCCTGTATCCCCCCATATCTCTATCTACAG TTGGTCTCTTCCCATGGCAATGTCCATTTGCCATCGTGGCACCGGTGTAGCCCTGAGTGCAG GGGTCTCTCTGTTTGGCCTGTCGGCCCTACTGCTCCCTGGAAACTTTGAGTCCCATTTGGCACTTGTGCAGTCCCTGTCCCTGGGGCCTGCGCTGATCCACACGGCCAAGTTCGCACTCGTCTTCCCTCTCATGTATCACACCTGGAATGGCGTCCGGCACCTG ATGTGGGACCTAGGAAAAGGCCTGAAGATCCCCCAGCTGTACCAGTCTGGAGTGGTTGTCCTGGTTCTTACTGTGTTGACCTCTGTAGGTCTGGCAGCCATGTGA